A stretch of Methanobrevibacter sp. YE315 DNA encodes these proteins:
- the mmp11 gene encoding methanogenesis marker protein 11 yields the protein MEILKPNELREKFNDPWIAPYEKVLTMVDGDKVELVEYHPCISGSHWLLNQYRNNSELIDSAYRDGNKHVYSCHVGSAPLDLKASFNAAGIDEIIVDGDEVKVTHAGLAGAGVGAGMCRGMGKGVKYVELIQVGGGSKAGKATVVTPKLEKVVIGVDDTDIKDAGATWTMAHNLGVELASEGFEYIDHIIVQLYPHNPHKTQNCVSIALTFAVESENKEKLIERVIEILKRDTLSDKTAIAILEGLDIPEKLREYSIATKTGMMDVETAEKVAEELDIPLIAVTGEQGKVGALAALGLYNDVEEAVKAYDKKN from the coding sequence ATGGAAATACTAAAACCTAACGAATTAAGAGAAAAATTCAATGATCCATGGATTGCACCATACGAAAAAGTCTTGACTATGGTAGACGGAGATAAAGTGGAACTCGTCGAATATCATCCATGCATCTCCGGATCTCACTGGCTATTGAATCAATACAGAAATAACTCTGAACTAATCGATTCAGCTTATCGTGACGGGAATAAACATGTTTATTCATGTCATGTTGGTTCAGCACCGCTGGATTTGAAAGCTAGTTTCAATGCTGCAGGAATCGACGAAATCATTGTCGACGGCGATGAAGTCAAAGTAACCCATGCCGGTCTTGCAGGTGCAGGTGTTGGAGCTGGAATGTGCAGAGGAATGGGAAAAGGAGTTAAATATGTTGAACTTATTCAAGTGGGAGGAGGTTCAAAAGCCGGAAAGGCAACTGTAGTGACCCCTAAACTTGAAAAAGTAGTTATCGGTGTTGATGATACCGATATAAAAGATGCTGGAGCTACCTGGACTATGGCACATAATTTAGGTGTTGAACTTGCCAGCGAAGGTTTTGAATACATTGACCATATAATTGTCCAACTATATCCACATAACCCTCACAAAACCCAAAACTGTGTATCAATTGCCCTTACTTTTGCTGTTGAAAGCGAAAACAAAGAAAAACTGATTGAAAGGGTTATTGAAATACTCAAACGCGATACCTTATCCGACAAAACAGCAATAGCTATTTTGGAAGGTTTGGATATCCCTGAAAAATTAAGGGAATATTCAATTGCCACCAAAACCGGAATGATGGATGTCGAAACTGCTGAAAAAGTTGCAGAAGAATTGGATATACCATTGATTGCCGTTACTGGTGAACAAGGAAAAGTTGGCGCATTGGCTGCTTTAGGTCTTTATAATGATGTTGAAGAAGCAGTTAAGGCATATGATAAAAAAAATTAG
- the ribH gene encoding 6,7-dimethyl-8-ribityllumazine synthase: MVKYEIAAVVAEFNYDITQMMLELAKAEAKNRDCEITKVVAVPGVFDMPLVIKKLLQKDEYDAIITLGAVIEGATDHDQIVAQHASRKIADLALEYDTPVALGITGPGMTRLDAHRRVKNAKGAVEAAVKMCDRLKEI; encoded by the coding sequence ATGGTAAAATACGAAATAGCAGCAGTTGTTGCAGAATTTAATTATGATATAACTCAAATGATGCTAGAATTAGCTAAAGCGGAAGCAAAAAATAGAGACTGTGAAATCACAAAGGTAGTTGCAGTTCCTGGCGTGTTCGATATGCCACTTGTAATTAAAAAATTATTACAAAAAGATGAATATGATGCAATTATCACATTAGGCGCCGTAATTGAAGGTGCAACTGACCACGACCAAATCGTGGCTCAACATGCTTCACGTAAAATTGCTGATTTGGCTTTAGAATATGACACTCCAGTAGCACTCGGTATTACCGGTCCGGGCATGACAAGATTAGATGCTCACAGACGCGTTAAAAACGCAAAAGGTGCTGTTGAAGCTGCAGTAAAAATGTGCGATAGATTAAAAGAAATTTAG
- a CDS encoding isocitrate/isopropylmalate family dehydrogenase: protein MNTSKTKDRYQIAVVPGDGIGKEVMEAAIYVLDALDIEFDYVYAEAGDECLEKNGTALPSETLDLIRNSDACLFGAAGETAADVIVKIRQEMRMFANLRPVKSYPNTNPLYDNIDFMIVRENTEGLYIAGEESYTDEGAVARRIITREAEERIIDYAFKYAKENNKNKVTGVHKANVLKKSDGLFKEIFYEVASRYPDIEAEDFYVDATAMYLITQPENFDVIVTTNLFGDILSDEGAGLVGGLGLIPSANIGEDGALFEPVHGSAPDIAGQNKANPIAMMLSAIMMLRYLGENEAAENFEAAILKVLNDANKLTGDLGGSATTMELAREVKNNLKN from the coding sequence TTGAATACCTCAAAAACAAAAGATAGATATCAAATTGCTGTGGTTCCCGGTGATGGAATAGGTAAAGAAGTAATGGAAGCAGCAATATATGTTTTAGATGCTTTAGACATTGAATTCGATTATGTTTATGCGGAAGCTGGAGACGAATGCCTTGAAAAAAATGGAACTGCACTTCCAAGCGAAACATTGGATCTGATTAGAAATTCAGATGCATGTCTATTCGGTGCAGCGGGTGAAACTGCAGCTGACGTCATTGTTAAAATACGCCAGGAAATGAGAATGTTCGCCAATTTAAGGCCTGTGAAATCCTATCCGAATACAAATCCATTATACGACAATATCGATTTCATGATTGTGCGCGAAAATACAGAAGGATTATATATTGCTGGCGAAGAGAGTTATACTGATGAAGGTGCAGTAGCAAGGCGTATTATCACAAGAGAAGCTGAAGAGCGCATTATCGATTATGCATTTAAATATGCAAAAGAAAACAATAAAAATAAAGTTACAGGCGTTCATAAGGCTAATGTTTTAAAGAAAAGTGACGGTTTGTTTAAAGAAATATTTTACGAAGTTGCAAGCAGATATCCTGATATAGAGGCTGAAGATTTCTATGTGGATGCAACAGCAATGTATCTCATAACACAGCCTGAAAACTTCGATGTTATTGTAACCACAAATCTCTTCGGAGATATTTTATCCGATGAAGGCGCAGGACTCGTTGGAGGACTTGGTTTAATTCCATCCGCCAATATTGGGGAAGATGGAGCGCTTTTTGAACCGGTTCACGGTTCAGCACCAGATATAGCAGGTCAGAATAAGGCCAATCCAATAGCTATGATGCTTTCAGCCATTATGATGCTTAGATATCTTGGTGAAAATGAAGCTGCTGAAAACTTTGAAGCGGCAATTTTAAAAGTATTGAATGACGCTAATAAATTAACTGGTGATTTAGGCGGTTCCGCTACAACTATGGAACTGGCTAGAGAAGTTAAAAATAATCTAAAAAATTAA
- a CDS encoding 3-isopropylmalate dehydratase small subunit — protein MKGTAWKFGNDIDTDIIVPGRYLIYTDEERLSQHCMEGLDPEFNEKCKKGDFIVAGTNFGCGSSREHAPIALKGVGVSAVIAESFARIFYRNATNVGVPLLEAPGISKIVEDGEEITVDMENATITNENGESIEFKKLPPFMLEILEQGGLIEYLKNKR, from the coding sequence ATGAAAGGTACAGCATGGAAATTTGGAAATGACATAGACACAGACATTATTGTGCCAGGAAGATACCTGATTTATACTGATGAAGAAAGATTATCCCAACACTGTATGGAAGGTTTAGACCCTGAATTCAATGAAAAATGCAAAAAAGGAGATTTCATTGTTGCCGGAACCAATTTTGGATGTGGCTCTTCAAGGGAACATGCCCCAATAGCATTAAAGGGTGTTGGCGTTTCAGCGGTAATAGCTGAATCATTTGCAAGAATTTTCTACAGAAACGCTACAAATGTAGGGGTTCCACTTCTAGAAGCTCCAGGAATTAGCAAAATTGTAGAAGATGGAGAAGAGATAACAGTAGACATGGAAAATGCTACCATAACAAATGAAAATGGAGAAAGCATTGAATTTAAAAAATTGCCTCCATTCATGTTAGAGATATTGGAACAAGGTGGTTTAATTGAATACCTCAAAAACAAAAGATAG
- the hacA gene encoding homoaconitase large subunit: MPTMSEKILAKASNNENVEAGDIVIANIDIAMTHDLTGPLSVESFEKIGAERVWDSSKIVIPFDHQVPADSIDSAKNHILMRKFVEEQGIENFYDVNAGVCHQILPELGHVVPGDVIVGADSHTCTHGALGAFSTGIGSTDMAMVFAEGNLWLKVPETNRFEITGKLKDNVYAKDVILHIIGKMGADGSTYKACEFAGETISNMSVSDRMVLCNMAIEMGGKTGLVEPDEKTIEYVEARSKKPYKVYKTDLDSPSLNMIDIDVSDLEPQVACPHNVDNVKAVSEVDQEIDQVFIGSCTNGRLSDLRDAAKILKGKKIAKGTRMLVIPASKEIYSKALDEGLIRIFVDAGALVSAPCCGPCLGGHTGIIGPGETSLSTSNRNFKGRQGSPDGKVFLSSAAVAAASAIKGRIVAPE; this comes from the coding sequence ATGCCAACAATGTCTGAAAAAATACTAGCTAAAGCTTCAAATAATGAAAATGTAGAAGCTGGAGACATAGTTATTGCAAACATTGACATTGCAATGACACATGATTTAACTGGCCCTCTTTCAGTAGAATCGTTTGAAAAAATTGGAGCTGAAAGGGTTTGGGATTCTTCAAAAATCGTTATCCCCTTTGATCATCAAGTTCCAGCCGACTCTATCGATTCAGCAAAAAACCATATATTAATGAGAAAATTTGTAGAAGAGCAAGGTATTGAGAATTTTTATGACGTTAATGCAGGAGTATGTCATCAAATACTACCTGAATTAGGTCATGTAGTTCCTGGAGATGTTATTGTAGGAGCCGACTCACATACATGTACTCATGGAGCATTAGGAGCATTTTCAACTGGAATAGGCTCTACAGATATGGCCATGGTGTTTGCTGAAGGTAACTTATGGTTAAAAGTGCCTGAAACAAACAGATTTGAAATAACAGGCAAATTAAAAGATAATGTTTATGCAAAAGACGTGATTTTACATATAATAGGTAAAATGGGTGCGGACGGTTCAACATACAAAGCCTGTGAATTTGCAGGTGAAACAATCTCAAACATGAGTGTTTCAGATAGAATGGTTCTATGCAATATGGCAATTGAAATGGGTGGAAAAACCGGACTGGTAGAACCTGATGAAAAAACCATTGAATATGTTGAAGCTCGCTCTAAAAAACCTTATAAAGTTTATAAAACTGATTTGGACTCACCTTCACTAAACATGATTGACATTGACGTTAGCGATTTAGAACCGCAGGTGGCATGCCCTCACAATGTTGACAATGTGAAAGCCGTTAGTGAAGTCGACCAGGAGATTGACCAAGTGTTTATAGGCTCCTGTACCAACGGCAGACTCAGTGACTTAAGAGATGCTGCAAAAATTTTAAAAGGGAAAAAAATAGCCAAAGGCACTAGAATGTTAGTTATTCCTGCATCCAAAGAAATTTATTCAAAAGCATTGGATGAAGGGTTGATTAGAATATTCGTAGATGCCGGAGCGCTAGTATCCGCTCCATGCTGCGGTCCATGTCTTGGAGGGCATACAGGAATAATAGGCCCTGGCGAAACAAGTCTTTCAACTTCAAATAGAAACTTTAAAGGAAGACAAGGAAGCCCTGATGGAAAAGTTTTCTTATCCTCTGCCGCTGTTGCTGCAGCATCAGCAATTAAAGGAAGAATTGTAGCTCCGGAGTGA
- a CDS encoding DUF2264 domain-containing protein has product MSISFFKRFRKKETPIVEEKPSVWEDRIYWVSKLQKITFPVIANLAKGTLRKNMPIESQSGQDQKFAYFGAFARVFNGIAPWLELGEDNSEEGQIRKKYAFLTLKAISNSVNPNNNDYIFVVEPKQSLVDVALFAQGLLRAKNEIWLNLPMGIQARIIRELKNTRIIAPYENHWLLYTAIIEATLLEFTGECDKQRLVYGVSKFRDEYYLGDAVYSDGEDMDVGYYNSLIIHPMLNDILAVMRKYGLQDGEFLDIQLMRSSRLSSQLERQISPEGTYPLLGKSLCYRCGVLHLLSQAALLNILPRNINPAQVRSALTKVIKVQLGNDNNFNEDGWLKMGLIGPQIDICDEDVNTGSLYSCCAVFLPLGLDANDKFWTDPAAEWTSVKAWRGHPVQKDQTINF; this is encoded by the coding sequence ATGAGCATCTCATTTTTTAAAAGATTTAGAAAAAAAGAAACTCCTATAGTAGAGGAGAAACCTTCAGTTTGGGAAGATAGGATATATTGGGTTTCAAAATTACAAAAAATAACTTTCCCGGTCATAGCTAATCTTGCAAAGGGCACCCTTAGGAAAAATATGCCTATTGAGTCACAAAGCGGACAAGATCAGAAATTCGCATATTTTGGAGCATTTGCACGTGTATTTAATGGAATTGCGCCATGGCTGGAACTTGGTGAAGATAATTCTGAAGAAGGTCAAATTCGTAAAAAATACGCATTTTTGACTTTGAAAGCTATTTCTAATTCAGTTAATCCTAATAATAATGACTACATTTTTGTTGTAGAACCAAAACAATCTTTAGTTGATGTTGCTTTATTCGCACAAGGTTTGCTTAGAGCTAAAAATGAAATTTGGCTTAACTTACCTATGGGCATCCAGGCCAGAATCATTCGTGAATTGAAAAACACAAGAATAATTGCTCCTTATGAAAATCATTGGCTATTATATACAGCAATTATTGAAGCAACACTTTTAGAATTCACTGGAGAATGCGATAAACAGCGTTTAGTTTATGGTGTTTCTAAGTTTAGAGATGAATACTACCTTGGAGATGCGGTTTATTCTGATGGTGAAGACATGGATGTAGGTTATTACAACAGTTTGATTATCCATCCGATGCTCAATGACATATTGGCGGTAATGAGAAAATATGGACTTCAGGATGGAGAGTTTCTGGATATTCAATTAATGAGGTCTTCAAGATTGTCTTCTCAACTCGAAAGACAAATTTCACCAGAAGGCACCTATCCTCTTTTAGGTAAATCATTGTGCTATCGTTGCGGTGTTTTACATTTGCTTTCTCAGGCGGCCTTACTTAACATTTTACCAAGAAACATTAATCCTGCCCAAGTCAGATCCGCTTTAACAAAAGTCATCAAAGTACAATTGGGTAATGATAATAATTTCAATGAAGACGGATGGTTAAAAATGGGACTTATAGGTCCTCAAATAGACATTTGTGATGAAGATGTTAATACCGGAAGTCTTTATTCATGCTGTGCAGTATTTTTACCTTTAGGTTTAGATGCAAACGACAAATTCTGGACTGACCCGGCTGCTGAATGGACTAGCGTAAAAGCATGGAGAGGTCATCCGGTGCAAAAAGACCAAACAATAAATTTTTAA
- a CDS encoding nucleotide sugar dehydrogenase — translation MKVCIIGQGYIGLPTAALFSRNNCEVVGVDINEKIVDNLNKGIIHIEEPGISDIIKNAVENKLYTASLTPQKADAFIITVPTPYVVENYSCDLSYVITACESIIPFLEKGNTVIVESTIAPMSTDEVIKPIFENAGFTIGEDLYLAHCPERVLPGRIIEELIHNDRIIGGVTPECSKKASEVYGQFVEGELMLTEAKTAELSKCMENTFRDVNIALANELAKICAEIGVNALDVIEMANKHPRVNLHSPGPGVGGHCLAIDPYFIYAKAPQTAKIIKLSRDTNNSMPDFVCEYVRKIISKGKIAVLGVSYKGNTGDDRESPAYEIIAKLSSDYEIDIHDPHIENPDFVSLDEATKDADLILVLCDHNEFKSMDYNLIKENMKNPIIFDTKNIIKEVPSEIKLYNYGNLYELN, via the coding sequence ATGAAAGTATGCATTATTGGTCAGGGCTATATTGGACTTCCGACCGCCGCACTTTTCAGCAGAAACAACTGTGAAGTGGTCGGCGTTGACATTAACGAAAAAATAGTTGACAACTTAAATAAGGGAATAATCCATATTGAAGAGCCTGGAATATCTGATATTATCAAAAACGCTGTTGAAAACAAATTATATACTGCTAGTCTAACTCCCCAAAAAGCCGATGCATTCATAATTACCGTTCCGACTCCATATGTCGTTGAAAACTACAGCTGTGATTTGAGCTATGTAATTACTGCATGCGAATCAATAATACCCTTTTTAGAAAAAGGAAATACGGTTATTGTCGAATCCACAATAGCTCCAATGTCTACTGATGAAGTAATCAAACCTATTTTTGAAAATGCAGGATTTACAATCGGTGAAGACCTATACCTTGCGCACTGCCCGGAAAGAGTTCTTCCAGGAAGGATAATTGAAGAGCTAATCCATAATGACCGCATCATTGGCGGCGTGACACCGGAATGTTCAAAAAAAGCCAGTGAAGTTTACGGACAATTCGTAGAAGGGGAATTGATGTTGACCGAAGCAAAAACCGCTGAATTATCAAAATGTATGGAAAATACCTTCAGGGACGTTAACATTGCCCTTGCAAATGAACTTGCAAAAATCTGTGCTGAAATTGGAGTAAATGCACTTGACGTGATTGAAATGGCAAACAAGCATCCTAGAGTAAATCTTCATTCCCCTGGACCAGGTGTTGGAGGACATTGTCTTGCAATTGACCCTTACTTCATTTATGCAAAAGCTCCGCAGACAGCTAAAATCATCAAGTTATCACGTGACACAAATAATTCAATGCCTGATTTTGTATGTGAATATGTGAGGAAAATTATTTCAAAAGGAAAAATAGCTGTCCTGGGCGTTTCCTACAAAGGAAATACCGGAGACGACAGGGAAAGCCCAGCTTATGAAATAATTGCAAAACTAAGCAGCGATTACGAAATTGACATTCATGACCCGCATATTGAAAATCCTGATTTTGTAAGCTTGGATGAAGCGACTAAAGATGCTGATTTGATTTTGGTTTTATGCGACCATAACGAGTTCAAATCAATGGATTATAATTTAATAAAAGAGAATATGAAAAATCCGATTATATTTGATACAAAAAATATAATAAAAGAAGTTCCAAGCGAAATTAAATTATATAATTACGGGAACTTATATGAATTGAATTAA
- the rfbD gene encoding dTDP-4-dehydrorhamnose reductase — protein MKILITGSNGMLGHDLEKVLKNKHELILTTSKTLDITDEDVALDVICNEKPDIVINAAAYTDVDGCEDNQDIAYAVNGQGVKNLAVACKKVDCPLVHVSSDYVFNGENTMPWIETDEKGPISVYGKSKLEGEQAILEIMDKFFIVRTAWLYGINGKNFPRTMLELAKSHSEITVVYDEVGTPTYTLDLANAISELIETDLYGIYHITNSGSCSWCEFARYIFEIAEVDVNVIPVTASEFARPAPRPSYSVLNNKNWTDNGFKPLRDYKDAIIEYVELIK, from the coding sequence ATGAAGATTTTAATTACAGGTTCTAATGGAATGTTGGGGCATGATTTGGAGAAAGTCTTGAAAAATAAGCATGAATTGATTCTTACAACTTCAAAAACATTGGATATTACCGATGAGGACGTGGCATTGGATGTCATCTGCAACGAAAAGCCTGACATTGTTATTAATGCTGCGGCATATACCGATGTTGACGGTTGTGAAGATAACCAGGATATTGCATATGCCGTAAATGGCCAAGGTGTGAAAAATCTGGCGGTTGCCTGTAAGAAAGTCGATTGTCCATTGGTTCATGTCAGTTCAGATTATGTATTCAATGGCGAAAATACCATGCCATGGATTGAAACTGATGAAAAAGGACCAATCAGCGTTTATGGCAAAAGCAAACTTGAAGGGGAACAGGCAATTTTGGAAATAATGGATAAGTTTTTCATTGTAAGAACCGCATGGCTATACGGAATCAATGGGAAAAATTTCCCAAGAACCATGTTGGAATTGGCTAAAAGTCATTCTGAAATAACTGTTGTTTATGATGAGGTTGGAACACCCACATATACGCTTGATTTAGCCAATGCCATTTCAGAACTGATTGAAACGGATCTTTACGGTATTTATCATATTACAAATTCTGGAAGCTGCTCCTGGTGCGAGTTTGCAAGATACATTTTTGAAATTGCAGAAGTTGACGTCAATGTCATTCCCGTCACAGCTTCAGAATTTGCAAGGCCGGCTCCTAGACCGAGCTATTCTGTCCTGAATAATAAGAATTGGACTGATAACGGCTTCAAACCTCTTAGAGATTATAAGGATGCTATAATTGAATATGTTGAGTTGATAAAATGA
- a CDS encoding ribonuclease domain-containing protein, giving the protein MNRKVVLLIALVVFLLGIGAVSAGFFDFLKSGDDTSDVNIVEDGQYCTVNEVSAYIKQFHKLPSNYITKKEAQNLGWHGGPLKKYAPGKSIGGDVFTNRQHALPGSESKYIECDINANGTSRGAERIVYNTGDFKVYYTSDHYKTFKEV; this is encoded by the coding sequence ATGAATAGAAAAGTAGTTTTGCTGATTGCATTAGTCGTTTTCTTGTTGGGTATTGGTGCTGTAAGCGCAGGATTTTTTGATTTTTTAAAATCCGGTGATGATACAAGTGACGTTAATATAGTTGAAGACGGTCAATATTGCACAGTCAATGAAGTTTCTGCCTATATTAAGCAGTTTCACAAGCTTCCAAGCAATTATATAACCAAAAAAGAGGCTCAAAACCTTGGATGGCATGGTGGACCTCTCAAGAAATATGCGCCCGGAAAAAGCATTGGGGGAGATGTATTTACCAACAGGCAGCATGCGCTTCCAGGCAGTGAATCCAAATATATTGAATGTGATATAAATGCAAACGGAACCAGCCGTGGGGCGGAAAGGATAGTTTACAATACCGGAGACTTTAAGGTGTACTACACATCCGACCACTATAAAACATTTAAAGAGGTATAA
- a CDS encoding barstar family protein, with the protein MIKKDGHDYLMKALNFPEYYGKNLDALYDILTEMDCEIELINSEEVDKDIIDTFKDAASENDFLKFEILY; encoded by the coding sequence ATGATAAAAAAAGATGGGCATGATTATTTGATGAAGGCATTGAATTTCCCGGAATATTACGGAAAGAATTTAGATGCACTATATGATATTTTAACCGAAATGGATTGTGAAATCGAATTGATCAATTCAGAAGAGGTTGATAAGGATATTATTGACACTTTTAAGGACGCAGCAAGTGAAAATGATTTTCTTAAATTTGAAATATTATATTAA
- the rfbA gene encoding glucose-1-phosphate thymidylyltransferase RfbA, whose amino-acid sequence MKGIVLAGGSGTRLYPITKAVSKQLLPLYDKPMIYYPISVLMLAGIKEILIITTPRDLQMYKDLLGDGASLGIEFSYAVQENPNGIADAFIVGEEFIGNDNVALILGDNIFHGHRFTEILERATTLQEGAVVFGYYTNNPEDFGVVEFDREWNVLSIEEKPEKPKSNYIVPGLYFYDNDVIEIAKNIKPSSRGEIEITSVNEEYLRRGKLKVELLGRGMVWLDSGTHEGLLEGANFIETIQKRQGLYIACLEEIAYLKGYIDEEQLLKTAEELKKTDYGQYLFDLVKK is encoded by the coding sequence ATGAAAGGTATAGTACTTGCAGGCGGTTCTGGAACACGTCTTTATCCTATTACAAAGGCGGTTTCAAAACAGTTATTGCCTTTATATGATAAACCAATGATTTATTATCCTATTTCTGTTTTAATGCTTGCAGGAATTAAAGAAATATTAATTATAACCACTCCTCGTGACTTGCAAATGTATAAGGATTTGCTGGGTGACGGAGCAAGCCTGGGAATTGAATTTTCATATGCGGTTCAGGAAAATCCCAACGGTATTGCCGATGCATTTATAGTCGGTGAAGAGTTCATTGGAAATGACAATGTCGCATTGATTTTAGGGGACAATATATTTCATGGACACAGATTCACAGAAATACTCGAAAGGGCAACAACTTTACAGGAAGGTGCTGTGGTATTCGGTTACTACACCAATAATCCTGAAGACTTCGGTGTTGTTGAGTTTGACAGGGAGTGGAATGTTTTGTCCATTGAGGAAAAACCCGAAAAGCCAAAGTCAAATTATATCGTGCCGGGATTATATTTCTACGATAATGATGTTATCGAAATAGCCAAAAACATCAAGCCGTCTTCAAGAGGGGAAATTGAAATTACTTCAGTCAATGAGGAATATCTCAGGCGAGGAAAACTAAAAGTTGAACTTTTGGGAAGAGGTATGGTTTGGCTTGATTCAGGAACCCATGAAGGTCTTTTGGAAGGAGCCAATTTCATTGAAACAATCCAAAAAAGGCAAGGACTATACATTGCATGCCTTGAAGAAATCGCATATCTTAAAGGATACATTGATGAAGAGCAGTTATTGAAAACAGCCGAAGAATTGAAAAAGACAGACTATGGCCAATATTTATTTGATTTAGTTAAAAAGTGA
- the rfbC gene encoding dTDP-4-dehydrorhamnose 3,5-epimerase: MGKFKFIETGIEGMFLVEPTVFEDNRGYFMETYQQNDFKDAGHDLTFVQDNQSKSSKGVLRGLHFQINYPQGKLVRVIKGEVFDVGVDLRADSSTYGKWFGAILSDENKKQLYIPPKFAHGFLVLSDEAEFLYKCTEFYHGEDESGIKWDDEDIAIDWPLDGIDEIILSEKDKQWKSLKESQIKYE, encoded by the coding sequence ATGGGAAAATTTAAATTTATAGAGACAGGCATTGAAGGCATGTTTCTTGTGGAGCCTACAGTTTTTGAAGACAATAGGGGGTATTTCATGGAAACATACCAGCAGAATGATTTTAAGGATGCCGGACATGATTTAACATTTGTTCAGGATAATCAATCCAAATCAAGTAAAGGAGTTTTAAGGGGTCTGCATTTTCAAATAAATTATCCCCAAGGAAAATTAGTCCGCGTCATTAAGGGAGAAGTTTTTGATGTCGGTGTTGACTTGAGGGCCGATTCTTCCACCTACGGCAAATGGTTTGGAGCTATACTGTCTGATGAAAATAAAAAGCAATTGTATATTCCGCCAAAATTCGCTCACGGATTTTTAGTATTGTCCGATGAAGCCGAATTTCTTTATAAATGCACAGAATTTTACCATGGTGAAGATGAAAGCGGAATCAAGTGGGATGACGAAGACATAGCTATCGATTGGCCATTGGATGGTATCGATGAAATAATTCTATCAGAAAAGGATAAGCAGTGGAAAAGTTTAAAGGAATCTCAAATTAAGTATGAGTGA
- the rfbB gene encoding dTDP-glucose 4,6-dehydratase, with product MTKILVTGGAGFIGSNFIRYMVNKYSEFEIINFDALTYCGNLENLRDIENKDNYSFVKGDIRDKDTVDDLVRKSDYVINFAAESHVDRSIEDPEIFIKSNVLGTQVLLNAAKENGIEKFIQISTDEVYGTLGSDGYFTEDTPLQPNSPYSASKAGGDLITRAFGETYGLPINITRCSNNYGPYQFPEKLIPLMISNALENKKLPLYGDGKNVRDWLHVRDHCAAIDLVLQEGKIGEVYNIGGNNEKQNIEIVKLILDELGKDESLIEFVTDRLGHDRRYAIDSTKIQDDLGWKPEYSFENGIKETIQWYLDNQDWINQVKSGQYQEYYEKMYLNR from the coding sequence ATGACAAAAATTTTGGTTACAGGCGGGGCAGGATTCATAGGAAGTAATTTCATTAGGTACATGGTAAATAAATACTCTGAATTTGAAATTATCAATTTTGACGCATTGACTTACTGTGGAAACCTTGAAAACTTGAGGGATATTGAAAATAAAGATAACTATTCATTTGTAAAAGGTGACATTAGAGACAAGGACACCGTAGATGATTTGGTCAGGAAATCTGATTATGTAATTAATTTTGCCGCCGAAAGTCATGTCGACAGAAGCATAGAAGATCCTGAAATATTTATCAAGTCCAATGTTTTGGGAACACAGGTTCTGCTTAATGCCGCAAAGGAAAACGGCATTGAAAAGTTCATTCAGATTTCTACAGATGAAGTTTACGGCACATTAGGCAGCGATGGATATTTCACTGAAGATACCCCATTACAGCCAAACAGCCCGTATTCCGCTTCAAAAGCTGGCGGAGATTTGATTACCCGTGCTTTTGGTGAGACTTACGGTTTGCCAATCAACATTACCCGATGTTCAAATAATTATGGACCTTACCAGTTTCCGGAAAAACTGATTCCATTAATGATTTCAAATGCTTTGGAAAATAAGAAATTGCCCCTTTACGGTGATGGAAAGAATGTTAGGGATTGGCTTCATGTCCGTGACCATTGCGCAGCTATTGATTTGGTATTGCAGGAAGGCAAAATCGGTGAAGTCTATAACATTGGGGGAAACAACGAAAAGCAAAACATTGAAATTGTTAAGCTGATATTGGATGAATTGGGTAAGGACGAATCATTGATTGAGTTCGTAACCGATAGATTGGGTCATGACAGGCGTTATGCAATAGATTCTACTAAAATTCAAGATGATTTGGGCTGGAAACCTGAATATTCATTTGAAAATGGTATTAAAGAAACAATTCAATGGTATTTGGATAATCAGGATTGGATTAATCAGGTTAAAAGCGGCCAATACCAGGAATACTATGAAAAGATGTATTTGAACAGGTAA